One region of Strongyloides ratti genome assembly S_ratti_ED321, chromosome : X genomic DNA includes:
- a CDS encoding Potassium channel subfamily K member 18: MDEQFREIEGLLECTDHVQTRSFKKYAKIIIPHVVLVLTVCLYAIIGSLIFYHFEAPHEENLKINGVRHIDNLRKDLIQTMWSFKIDNTNSYLNSDTIHDFYSNMERKLEIFNSDVFKAFKDQYVRYDNVKVSSNYTNLQNSRSRKYRKANSKNDKSGQLWTHSSSLFFAATTMATIGYGNIVPVTPQGRIACVIFALFGAPLAIITIGDLGKFLSECTIWLYKNIIKVRKTINLYYTRWSNIRKGVTTEVDETVSTHKSVSRSNIDWDDLDKTEVPVLLVFAILLLYIALGGILFAILESWTYMDAFYYCFVSLTTIGFGDFVPERHEYIVIMLIYLFVGLAVTTMCIDLVGIQYIQKIHYFGRKFRGTDILQLLKRKRMIERRIALGQGEEILQMCLTHMAKEQIQVQIPMKNMVPYVKPDLPKKYAKAHSLSPHNSIVSYFSNNSKNPSLNSDIAIISEKNYFSIATSCSIPTIYTGSLPESPYTISSASRRSMMYERFENRENSWIESGPDISFHCSISTSPSVYERELQYDNRHSPSPSIQSFKYEFPPDPIPSPDIKEISDSVKRMKRSLSCGGIIEHIHSKSPSNTSLQTQSSVSVRKSLSICGDTNTCFHAIECFASIPPLFSRCISFNLHAYNSPFSNVDFLFLFKKLHQQTALSNCELESSLNLVKFLNCPQLFDAVTCIEHKLLINPPIVLFNGENTSYALSESIEQVSYQEANHFKDGLAKNLKKWLLMPRNERRQSFHFDEGAIQVTDIHRAEPILKRKKHERIKRKKSPTHKMDWLNISPRTPFIGDTSSPSSAILSRKPSINLQLPVPVHGLTQTTGLHCMVSWEQPVQIIEGESLENVFYSPVKSLENLDEPEVHKILEEKKPGVWKEANISDISEPSHIIFSPMPEPIELTPTIFNDDFELELNTIVEQVSPEPPLSSYVSMDGESSNFFEDDSSSSSNSPAFDIDLGAFELVNSGMTAESLLNQEEPVIYHKDMPVHSVHHDTVQTEAALENLMNAPKSMLSCVVPPTMVADNYCFVVDGDKVKFDDIMGDDQWWRHTSRPTKYFYSDDMKKFTRVNCITAKGKIISARIAATSTSNSVPNSATLMISSSTSSTLNAGGSSSIQSSTTPRPSFSVSARSSGGGLSGRGEKVSLDNVYKVIRFYSFWKTCTSFHRICTMIDKVTDSDKESSSPGFKRRLFVQYLWRNAKPSDKIRVQKEFDPRRQRLLRFVTAENAQKKRSSVVRNEKPEHPFSRSSSTMKRNS, from the exons ATGGACGAACAATTCAGAGAAATCGAAGGTCTACTTGAATGTACTGACCATGTTCAAACTCGATCATTTAAAAAG tatgctaaaataataataccaCATGTTGTACTTGTTTTAACTGTCTGTCTATATGCTATTATTGGATctcttatattttatcattttgaaGCACCCCATGAAGAAAATTTGAAGATTAACGGTGTAAGGcatattgataatttaagGAAAGATTTAATTCAAACAATGTGgtcttttaaaattgataatacaAATTCTTATTTAAATAGTGATACAATTCATgatttttattctaatatGGAAAGAAAactagaaatatttaattcgGATGTTTTTAAGGCTTTCAAAGACCAATATGTTAGATATGATAATGTTAAAGTGTCATCCAACTATacaaatttacaaaattcaAGATCTCGTAAATATCGTAAAGctaattcaaaaaatgacAAAAGTGGTCAATTATGGACACATTCAAGttctttattttttgctGCAACAACAATGGCTACAAtag gATATGGAAATATTGTACCTGTTACACCACAAGGAAGGATAGCATGTGTAATTTTTGCTTTATTTGGAGCACCTTTAGCTATCATAACAATTGGTGATTTAGGAAAATTTCTTTCAGAATGTACAATAtggttatataaaaatattatcaaagtTCGCAAAACTATAAATCTTTATTATACTCGTTGGTCTAATATCagaa aaggTGTAACAACAGAAGTCGATGAAACAGTATCAACACATAAATCCGTTTCCCGTTCCAATATAGATTGGGATGATTTAGATAAAACTGAAGTGCCTGTATTACTTGTTTTTgcaattttacttttatatattgccTTAGGAGGAATTTTATTTGCAATTCTTGAATCATGGACATATATGGAtgctttttattattgttttgtTTCATTAACAACAATTGGATTTGGTGATTTTGTTCCTGAAAGGCATGAATATATTGTAAttatgttaatttatttattcgTTGGATTAGCTGTTACAACAATGTGTATTGATTTAGTTGGTATAcaatatattcaaaaaatacattatttcGGAAGAAAATTTAGAGGAACAGatatattacaattattaaaaagaaaacgTATGATTGAAAGAAGAATAGCCCTTGGACAGGGTGAAGAAATTTTACAAATGTGTTTAACACATATGGCAAAAGAACAAATTCAAGTACAAATACCAATGAAAAATATGGTTCCATATGTAAAACCAGATTTACCTAAAAAATATGCAAAAGCACATTCACTAAGTCCACATAATTCTATCGTTTCATATTTTTccaataatagtaaaaatccATCATTAAACAGTGATATTGCCATTATaagtgaaaaaaattatttctcaATTGCAACTTCTTGCTCAATACCAACAATTTATACTGGTAGTCTACCTGAATCACCCTATACAATTTCATCAGCATCCAGGAGATCAAt gaTGTATGAACGTTTTGAAAATCGTGAAAATTCATGGATTGAATCAGGTCCAGATATTTCTTTTCATTGTTCTATTTCAACTTCACCATCAGTATATGAACGTGAACTTCAATATGACAATAGACATTCACCAAGTCCTTCTATACAATCCTTTAAATATGAATTTCCCCCTGATCCTATTCCATCTCCtgatattaaagaaatttcCGATAGTGTTAAGAGAATGAAAAGATCATTGAGTTGCGGAGGAATTATTGAACATATTCACTCAAAATCACCATCAAACACAAGTTTACAAACTCAATCATCTGTTAGTGTAAGGAAATCATTATCTATTTGTGGAGATACAAATACGTGCTTCCATGCAATAGAGTGCTTTGCATCAATACCTCCATTGTTTAGTCGTTGTATTTCTTTCAATTTGCATGCCTATAATTCCCCTTTTTCTAATGTagattttttgtttttatttaaaaaattacaccAACAAACTGCTTTAAGTAATTGTGAGCTTGAATCATCGTTaaatttagttaaatttttaaattgtccCCAATTATTTGATGCTGTAACATGTATTGAacataaacttttaataaatccaccaatagtattatttaatgGAGAGAATACTAGTTATGCATTAAGTGAAAGTATAGAACAGGTAAGTTATCAGGAAGCTAATCACTTTAAGGATGGATTggctaaaaatttaaagaaatggCTTTTAATGCCAAGAAATGAAAGGAGGCAAAGTTTTCATTTTGATGAAGGTGCAATACAAGTAACTGATATTCATAGAGCTGAACCAATATTAAAGCGTAAAAAGCATGaaagaattaaaagaaaaaaaagtccTACACATAAAATGGATTGGCTAAATATATCACCAAGAACACCTTTTATAGGTGATACAAGTTCACCATCAAGTGCAATTTTATCAAGAAAACCATCAATTAATTTACAATTACCGGTTCCAGTACATGGTTTAACACAA acGACTGGATTACATTGTATGGTTAGTTGGGAGCAACCTGTACAAATTATTGAAGGAGAATCAttagaaaatgttttttattccCCAGTTAAATCATTAGAAAATTTAGATGAACCAGAAGTACATAAAATacttgaagaaaaaaaaccTGGAGTATGGAAAGAAGCAAATATATCAGATATAAGTGAACCATCACATATCATTTTTTCTCCAATGCCAGAACCTATTGAATTAACTCCAACTATATTTAATGATGATTTTGAATTAGAATTAAATACAATTGTTGAACAAGTATCACCTGAACCACCATTATCATCTTATGTTAGTATGGATGGAGAAAGTAGTAACTTTTTTGAGGACGATTCATCTTCTAGTTCTAATTCTCCAGCATTTGACATTGATTTAGGTGCATTTGAATTAGTAAATAGTGGTATGACAGCGGaaagtttattaaatcaaGAAGAACCTGttatttatcataaagaTATGCCTGTTCATTCAGTACACCATGATACTGTTCAAACTGAAGCAGCActtgaaaatttaatgaatgcTCCAAAAAGTATGCTTAGTTGTGTTGTTCCACCAACAATGGTTGCTGATAATTATTGTTTTGTTGTTGATGGAGATAAAGTTAAGTTTGATGATATAATGGGTGATGATCAATGGTGGAGGCATACATCAAGaccaacaaaatatttttatagtgaTGATATGAAAAAGTTTACTCGGGTAAATTGTATTACAGCTAAAGGAAAAATCATATCAGCTAGAATTGCTGCAACAAGTACTTCTAATTCAGTTCCTAATTCAGCAACATTAATGATAAGTTCATCAACATCATCAACATTAAATGCTGGTGGTAGTAGTTCAATACAATCATCAACAACACCAAGACCATCATTTTCAGTATCAGCTCGATCTTCTGGTGGTGGTTTAAGTGGTAGAGGTGAAAAAGTTAGCTTAGATAATGTATATAAAGTTATAagattttattcattttggAAGACTTGCACTTCATTTCATCGAATATGTACAATGATTGATAAGGTAACAGATAGTGATAAAGAAAGTTCATCTCCGGGTTTTAAACGTCGGCTATTTGTACAATATTTATGGAGGAACGCAAAACCAAGTGATAAAATTAGAGTACAAAAAGAATTTGATCCTAGAAGACAACGCCTTCTTCGTTTTGTCACAGCAGAAAATGcgcaaaaaaaaagatcaagt gttgTGCGTAATGAAAAGCCAGAACATCCATTTTCTAGGTCTTCATCTACAATGAAAAGAAATTcctaa